In Blastocatellia bacterium, the DNA window GGCGTGATTGGCCAGGTGAGCGGCCTCCAGAAAGGTTGCTCCCGCCGCCAGCGCCAACGTATAGGTGGCAATGACCGTATCTCCGGCGCCCGTCACATCCACCGGCTCATCGCTTCCGACAACCGACAGATGCACAGCCGACCGCCCATTCTCGAAAAGCGACATGCCGTCTTTCCCGCGCGTGATGAGCAGAGCCCGAAGGCCCAACTTCCGGCGCAGGTCTCGTCCCACCCGTTCGAGTGTCGCCAGATCATCAATGTGGTGACCGTAGAGCGCTTCCACTTCCGATTGATTGGGAGTGGCCGATGTGAACCCCTTCAGTTCCGCCAGGCGATAGCGCGAATCAACCGTGACGAGCAATCCTCGCCGATGGGCCAGCTCCCTCACCGCATCTGCCACCGCCGGAGAGACGACGCCGTAGTTGTAATCGGAGAGGATCACCGCCTGAGCGTGCCGCGACGCCCGACGAAGCTGCGCGATGAGGTCCCGCGTGAGCGTGTCAGCGATGCGCTGGTCCGGCTCGTGATCAATGCGGATGACCTGCTGCCGCGTCGAATGGACCGAACCGGCGAGAATGCGCGTTTTCGTCGGCGTGCGATAACCGCTCACCGGGAGAA includes these proteins:
- a CDS encoding bifunctional ADP-heptose synthase, with protein sequence MLRRRFWKPFTGFSVMVAAPDRNRLLDLIRAFSDRRIVVVGDVIADEFIYGEISRISREAPVMILRFERKELHPGGCGNAAANLAALGARVAVVGVVGRDAAGRQLVQALRRRGVDTSGILPVSGYRTPTKTRILAGSVHSTRQQVIRIDHEPDQRIADTLTRDLIAQLRRASRHAQAVILSDYNYGVVSPAVADAVRELAHRRGLLVTVDSRYRLAELKGFTSATPNQSEVEALYGHHIDDLATLERVGRDLRRKLGLRALLITRGKDGMSLFENGRSAVHLSVVGSDEPVDVTGAGDTVIATYTLALAAGATFLEAAHLANHAGGIVVMKRGTATASPQELAASVAFATAGGSFRNGKGKNSPAR